A portion of the Agelaius phoeniceus isolate bAgePho1 chromosome 29, bAgePho1.hap1, whole genome shotgun sequence genome contains these proteins:
- the SUGP2 gene encoding SURP and G-patch domain-containing protein 2 isoform X6, which yields MASRRITRDTFEAVVQDKVKRYRSGAAGDPGHRFPEAGEQLGKDWHRNGDKKWELRQRNCLQHRRVGPVPGGSPGLQDGILVMAEELNKSPSRLPRPRYSESFQHDGRFPHANCQHQDWSQEPGEDYPGESYPGEDYPGEDYPGESYPGEDYPGEIYPREDYPGESYPGPSYRAASPLPRKENYFHGHFSRPAPREREFGQDHRRFGASREFGHHPAPHGQREYGQREREHRDYGPSGGWEAGGQHAAAGFGSPELLGDFRSPGLMEEEEFGSVEGPEYEAEDGEFRPRRGGVGRGRALRGKRLGRGAPKAKAFKADLKSPLKKWSVKKARPGLDAKALEPPLEGAAHPEQRPAPLQPHPAAAPRAVLRPPKPAHAFRSLSFDLVDKSDIFSTFGMEIIKWAGFHSIRNDAEFSRLFGALFELETETCAKMLASFKCSLRPEHRDYCFFTIKSLQHAALKTPKVDNEFLNMLLDKGAVKTKNCFFEIIKPFDKYIMRLQDRLLKGVTPLLMACNAYELSLKSSGFGNPREMAGAFETTVSLCRKSLALLGQTFALASVFRQEKILEAVGLQEMAPAPTAFPNFDDSTLFGREYIENLKAWLERSGFPIQMKKAEAAPVEQLQTGSPGPRAPQRADRKVLDTIEQLVSSIVAGTLSAKDRSAQKNSPEYWFLCDQESLEYKYYRLRLSEVQRSSLAGEAAAPEALRAMLYARRVASIKRRLFKRKKKPGLAPARARKVRRASTGTQTLLSAGTGTKQPGKNAPGGTGMEHPGKNAPGGTGVKQPGRNLAAGTGMEQPERNLAAGTGMEQPEQNLSAGTGMKHPDQNLSAGTGMEHPDKNAPGGTGMEQPERNLAVGTGMKHPEQNLSAGTGLKQPGQNVPAGTGPDQNLAAGTGMKHPEQNVPAGTGLEHPDRNLPAGPGMEQPHQNLPAGTRMKHPEQNVSAGTGLEHPDRSLTAGPGLEQAQQNPPGAGAGLAQPGPGATCAPQGPTCAPQGATCAPQGATCAPQGSTCAPQGPTCAPQGSTCAPQGASSSSQVPVAAEGRADAEGLAADPEPLPALGSQFADVDARTMETAEKLARFVAQVGPEIEQFSIDNSADNPELWFLQDQTSPAFKFYRMKVLELCPSITFSPEAAEAARAAGTALDTEEDEEEEEEEEEEEEEEGEEEEEEAAEFEPSPADEEDEDDEEAVAAGRRVTKLEEDVVSLAGEEVSGGDAQLSSPSDGAVPTLSTQAPPGPGPGARFPRKRVSSKSLRVGLIPAPKRICLIQEPKVHEPVRIAYDRPRGCPVTKKKKKPRALEVPQKRLSPRNVGFQMLQRMGWQEGHGLGSRGRGIREPLHLAAASAGEGLGVAGEQSHEDAFDVFRQRMIQMYRQKRANK from the exons ATGGCCTCTCGGAGGATCACCCGCGACACGTTCGAGGCCGTGGTGCAGGACAAGGTGAAGCGGTACCGGAGCGGTGCCGCGGGGGATCCCGGCCATCGTTTCCCAG aggcaggagaacaGCTGGGCAAGGACTGGCACCGTAACGGggataaaaaatgggaattgaGACAAAGGAATTGTCTTCAGCATCGCAGAGTGGGTCCGGTTCCAGGCGggtctccagggctgcaggatggAATTCTGGTGATGGCCGAGGAGTTAAATAAAT ctccctcccggctgccccggccccgctaCAGCGAGAGCTTCCAGCACGACGGGCGCTTCCCTCATGCCAACTGCCAGCACCAGGACTGGAGCCAGGAGCCCGGGGAGGATTACCCTGGGGAGAGCTACCCCGGGGAGGATTATCCGGGGGAGGATTACCCTGGGGAGAGCTACCCTGGGGAGGATTACCCCGGGGAAATCTACCCCAGGGAGGATTATCCGGGGGAGAGTTACCCCGGCCCTTCCTACCGCGCCGCCAGCCCCCTGCCCCGCAAGGAGAATTATTTCCACGGACATTTCTCCCGGCCCGCGCCCCGGGAGCGGGAGTTTGGCCAGGATCACAGGAGGTTTGGCGCCAGCAGGGAGTTTGGGCACCACCCCGCTCCCCACGGGCAGCGGGAGTACGGGCAGCGGGAGCGGGAGCACCGGGACTACGGCCCCTCGGGGGGCTGGGAGGCCGGCGGGCAGCACGCAGCAGCGGGGTTTGGCTCCCCGGAGCTCCTGGGGGATTTCAGGTCCCCGGGgctgatggaggaggaggagtttgGCAGCGTGGAGGGCCCCGAGTACGAGGCCGAGGACGGCGAGTTCCGGCCGCGCCGGGGAGGcgtgggcaggggcagggcgCTCAGGGGGAAACGCCTCGGCAGGGGCGCGCCGAAGGCCAAGGCGTTCAAAGCAGACCTCAAAAGCCCCCTCAAGAAGTGGAGCGTGAAGAAGGCCCGGCCGGGGCTGGATGCCAAGGCTCTGGAGCCGCCTCTGGAAGGCGCTGCCCACCCCGAGCAGAGGCCGGCGCCCCTCCAGCCGCACCCCGCGGCGGCCCCCAGAGCCGTCCTGAGGCCGCCAAAGCCCGCCCACGCCTTCAGGAGCCTCAGCTTCGACCTGGTGGACAAGTCTGACATCTTCTCCACCTTCGGCATGGAGATCATCAAGTGGGCCGGGTTCCACAGCATCAGGAACGACGCCGAGTTCTCGCGGCTCTTCGGGGCCCTCTTCGAGCTGGAGACCGAGACCTGTGCCAAGATGCTGGCCTCCTTCAAGTGCTCCCTgaggccagagcacagagaTTATTGCTTCTTCACCATCAAGAGCCTGCAGCACGCCGCCCTGAAAACCCCCAAGGTGGACAACGAGTTCCTGAACATGCTGCTGGACAAGGGGGCCGTCAAAACCAAGAACTGCTTCTTTGAGATCATCAAGCCTTTTGATAAGTACATCATGAGGCTGCAGGACCGCCTCCTCAAGGGGGTGACCCCTCTGCTGATGGCCTGCAACGCCTACGAGCTGAGCCTCAAGAGCAGCGGCTTCGGCAACCCCCGGGAAATGGCCGGCGCCTTCGAGACCAccgtgtccctgtgcaggaaatccctggccctgctgggccagACCTTCGCCCTGGCCTCTGTCTTCAGGCAGGAGAAGATCCTGGAGGccgtggggctgcaggagatggcCCCGGCGCCCACAGCCTTCCCCAACTTCGACGACTCCACGCTCTTCGGGAGGGAGTACATCGAGAACCTGAAGGCCTGGCTGGAGAGGAGCGGGTTTCCCATCCAGATGAAGAAGGCAGAGGCAGCGCCCGTGGAGCAGCTCCAAACAGGCTCCCCCGGCCCCAGAG ccccccagcGAGCGGACAGGAAGGTTCTGGACACGATTGAGCAGCTGGTGAGCAGCATCGTGGCAGGAACCTTGTCTGCCAAGGACAGGAGTGCCCAGAAGAACTCTCCTGAGTACTG GTTCCTGTGTGACCAGGAGAGCCTGGAGTACAAGTACTACAGGCTGAGGCTGTCGGAggtgcagaggagcagcctggcaggggagGCAGCAGCCCCGGAGGCCCTGAGGGCCATGCTCTATGCCAGGAGGGTGGCCAGCATCAAAAGGAGActtttcaagaggaaaaaaaaacctgggcTTGCCCCTGCCCGTGCCAGGAAGGTGAGGAGGGCAAGCACTGGCACCCAGACCCTGCTGTCAGCGGGCACAGGCACGAAACAGCCAGGCAAAAATGCTCCAGGGGGCACAGGAATGGAACACCCAGGCAAAAATGCTCCAGGGGGCACAGGAGTGAAACAGCCAGGGAGAAACcttgcagcagggacaggaatggaACAGCCAGAGAGAAACcttgcagcagggacaggaatggaGCAGCCAGAGCAAAATCTGTCAGCTGGGACAGGAATGAAACACCCAGACCAAAATCTGTCAGCTGGCACAGGAATGGAACACCCAGACAAAAATGCTCCAGGGGGCACAGGAATGGAACAGCCAGAGAGAAAC CTTGCAGTTGGCACAGGAATGAAACACCCAGAGCAAAACCTGtcagctggcacagggctgaAACAGCCAGGCCAAAAtgtcccagctgggacagggccaGACCAAAACcttgcagctggcacaggaatGAAACACCCAGAGCAAAATgtcccagctggcacagggctggaacaCCCAGACAGGAATCTCCCAGCTGGCCCAGGAATGGAGCAGCCACACCAAAATCTCCCAGCTGGCACAAGAATGAAACACCCAGAGCAAAATGTgtcagctgggacagggctggaacACCCAGACAGGAGCCTtacagctggcccagggctggagcaggcacAGCAAAACCCGCCCGGTGCAGGGGCtggcctggcccagcctggccctggcgCCACCTGTGCCCCCCAAGGCCCCACCTGTGCCCCCCAAGGCGCCACCTGTGCCCCCCAAGGCGCCACCTGTGCCCCCCAAGGTTCCACCTGTGCCCCCCAGGGCCCCACCTGTGCCCCCCAAGGTTCCACCTGTGCCCCCCAAGgcgccagcagcagctcccaggtgccCGTGGCAGCAGAGGGAAGAGCAGATGCCGAGGGTTTGGCAGCAGATCCTGAgcccctcccagcactgggatcgCAGTTTGCTGATG TGGATGCCAGGACCATGGAAACTGCAGAGAAGCTGGCCAGGTTTGTGGCTCAGGTAGGGCCAGAGATTGAGCAGTTCAGCATTGACAACAGCGCAGATAACCCCGAGCTCTG GTTCCTGCAGGACCAAACCAGCCCCGCCTTCAAGTTCTACCGCATGAAAGTCCTGGAGCTGTGTCcctccatcaccttcagccccgaggctgcagaagctgccagggctgcagggacagccctggacaccgaggaggacgaggaggaagaggaggaagaagaggaagaagaagaagaggaaggagaagaggaagaagaagaagcagctgAGTTTGAGCCCTCCCCAGctgatgaggaggatgaggatgatgaggaggCCGTGGCAGCAGGTAGAAGGGTGACAAAGCTAGAGGAAGATGTGGTGTCCCTGGCAGGAGAGGAGGTGTCAGGAGGTGACGCgcagctctccagcccctctgacGGCGCTGTCCCAACTCTGTCGACACAGGCACCCCCCGGCCCGGGCCCCGGCGCGCGCTTCCCCCGCAAACGCGTCAGCTCCAAGTCCCTGAGGGTGGGCCTGATCCCGGCCCCCAAACGGATCTGCCTCATCCAGGAGCCCAAAG TGCATGAACCTGTCAGGATTGCTTATGACAGACCCCGGGGCTGCCCtgtcacaaagaaaaaaaag aAGCCCAGGGCGCTGGAGGTGCCCCAGAAGAGGCTGAGCCCCAGGAACGTGGGGTTCCAGATGCTGCAGAGgatgggctggcaggaggggcaCGGGCTGGGCTCGCGCGGCCGCGGCATCCGGGAGCCCCTGCACCT ggctgcagcctcggctggggagggtttgggagtGGCGGGGGAGCAGAGCCACGAGGACGCCTTCGACGTTTTCCGCCAGAGGATGATCCAGATGTACCGGCAGAAACGGGCAAACAAATAG